In Paraburkholderia caribensis, a single window of DNA contains:
- a CDS encoding aldo/keto reductase → MQKRNLGTSQLQVAPLMFGGNVFGWTADEATSFSILDAFADAGLNFIDTADVYSAWVPDNHGGESEAIIGKWFAKSGKRDKIVLSTKVGMLGSRKGLSAGNIRAAVEDSLRRLQTDYIDVYFSHLDDEETPLAETLGAYQQLVEAGKVRVIGASNYGGARLQEALQISRDNGLPQYQVIQPEYNLYDRAAYETDLEPVALAARLGVVCYYSLASGFLSGKYRSRDDLSKSARGRKVEGYLNERGFTILHALDEVAQRHGSTPATVALAWLIARPSITAPIASATSVKQLESLVAAVHLTLTDADLRILNDASA, encoded by the coding sequence ATGCAGAAACGCAATCTCGGCACGTCGCAATTGCAGGTCGCGCCGCTGATGTTCGGCGGCAATGTGTTCGGCTGGACGGCCGACGAAGCGACGTCGTTCTCCATCCTCGACGCGTTCGCCGACGCCGGCCTCAATTTCATCGATACGGCCGACGTCTATTCCGCCTGGGTGCCGGACAACCACGGCGGCGAATCGGAGGCGATCATCGGCAAGTGGTTCGCGAAGTCGGGCAAGCGCGACAAAATCGTGCTGTCGACCAAGGTCGGCATGCTGGGGAGCCGCAAGGGATTGTCGGCGGGAAATATCCGCGCCGCTGTCGAAGATTCGCTGCGGCGCCTGCAAACGGACTATATCGACGTGTATTTCTCGCATCTCGACGACGAGGAAACGCCGCTCGCGGAAACGCTGGGCGCGTACCAGCAACTGGTCGAAGCGGGCAAGGTGCGGGTGATCGGCGCGTCGAACTACGGCGGCGCGCGCTTGCAGGAAGCGCTGCAGATCTCGCGGGACAACGGTTTGCCGCAATATCAGGTGATCCAGCCGGAGTACAACCTGTACGACCGCGCGGCCTATGAAACCGACCTCGAGCCGGTTGCGCTCGCTGCGCGGCTGGGCGTCGTCTGCTATTACAGCCTCGCGAGCGGCTTTCTGTCGGGCAAGTACCGTTCGCGCGACGACCTGTCGAAGAGCGCGCGCGGCCGTAAGGTCGAGGGCTATCTGAACGAACGTGGCTTCACGATTCTCCATGCCCTCGACGAGGTGGCGCAGCGGCACGGCAGCACGCCTGCCACGGTGGCGCTCGCATGGCTGATCGCGCGGCCCAGCATCACCGCGCCGATCGCCAGCGCGACGTCCGTCAAACAGCTGGAAAGTCTTGTCGCGGCAGTGCATTTGACGCTCACGGACGCGGATTTGCGCATATTGAACGATGCAAGTGCCTGA
- a CDS encoding class I SAM-dependent methyltransferase, translated as MSCDLIEAVCPVCSNTVAARFFPAGEQTLATLAWPGSADAAQALPRHAQDFVQCPSCTHVWNHRFEYDAIPYQSNPNRMFNNGSIWKGHLADTRDLVLSRLPDAPNVVEIGCGEGHFVRGLAQARPGGRFIGFDPNATPETGLGVEFHPRLFEPLADMKIFQPDAVVIRHVLEHLTEPARLIEALAWGAVSTGRDSWLFAEVPCIDRVFDTQRLADFFYEHVSHFTTDSFRALMSRAGEIVTLDHGYDGEVVYALVKLAVPAQARSRAEAATRFAARTVASRAAIAQQLSQLSASGKRVAIWGGTGKAAAFIHHFGADAERFPLVVDSDPGKVGTFVPGTGQRIEFRDVLKQTDVDVIVIPTQWRARDIIAEMTREGIATKSVMIEHDGGLVDFFAQSHPY; from the coding sequence ATGAGTTGCGATCTGATCGAAGCGGTTTGCCCGGTTTGCTCGAACACCGTCGCCGCGCGCTTTTTTCCGGCGGGCGAACAGACACTGGCGACACTCGCGTGGCCCGGCTCGGCGGATGCCGCGCAAGCGCTGCCGCGTCATGCGCAGGATTTCGTGCAGTGCCCGTCGTGCACGCACGTGTGGAATCACCGCTTCGAGTACGACGCCATTCCGTATCAAAGCAATCCGAACCGGATGTTCAACAACGGCAGCATCTGGAAAGGCCATCTCGCGGACACGCGCGATCTCGTGCTGTCGCGCCTGCCCGATGCGCCGAACGTCGTCGAAATCGGCTGCGGCGAAGGGCACTTCGTGCGCGGACTCGCGCAGGCACGGCCGGGCGGCCGCTTTATCGGCTTTGATCCGAATGCGACGCCTGAGACGGGACTGGGCGTGGAGTTTCATCCGCGCCTGTTCGAGCCGCTCGCCGACATGAAAATCTTCCAGCCAGACGCCGTCGTGATTCGCCACGTGCTCGAGCATCTGACGGAGCCGGCGCGGCTCATCGAAGCGCTGGCGTGGGGCGCCGTATCGACAGGCAGGGACAGCTGGCTGTTCGCCGAAGTGCCGTGCATCGACCGTGTGTTCGACACGCAGCGTCTCGCCGACTTCTTCTACGAGCATGTGTCGCACTTCACCACGGATTCGTTCCGCGCGCTGATGTCGCGCGCCGGCGAAATCGTCACGCTCGATCACGGCTACGACGGCGAAGTCGTCTACGCGCTCGTGAAACTCGCGGTGCCTGCGCAGGCGCGCTCGCGCGCGGAAGCCGCGACGCGTTTTGCCGCGCGCACCGTCGCGAGCCGCGCGGCCATCGCGCAGCAGTTGTCGCAACTGAGCGCGTCGGGCAAGCGCGTTGCCATCTGGGGCGGCACGGGCAAGGCGGCGGCGTTCATCCATCACTTCGGCGCGGATGCCGAGCGCTTTCCGCTGGTCGTCGATTCGGACCCGGGCAAGGTCGGCACCTTCGTGCCCGGCACGGGACAGCGGATCGAGTTCCGCGATGTGCTGAAGCAAACCGATGTCGACGTGATCGTGATTCCGACTCAATGGCGCGCGCGCGACATCATTGCCGAAATGACGCGCGAAGGCATCGCGACGAAGAGCGTGATGATCGAGCACGACGGCGGTCTCGTCGATTTCTTCGCACAGTCGCATCCCTATTGA
- the fliD gene encoding flagellar filament capping protein FliD, whose product MTTTSTSNSSTDVTSLLQQAAQSIISGSTKSTLDVNSLVSALVTAKTAAQSSAIVNKQNSDNAELSAIGKIKSALASLQTALSGLSDGTALNQLAAAVSGTGTGVTATADPSKGAVAGNYTLAVTNIATANKISSQAYASGASLGSGTLTVGVGSSSMQINVASTDSLSDIATAINSANNNPGVSAAVITAADGQHLVLTSKQTGAANTVTVSAGAGLDTGLNTASFTQVAAGKDATLSVDGNTITSASNTITNALTGVSIDISGASANSTQTISITNDTTASTKAINDFVTAYNSYITTETGLTWDPTAATGSQAGALLGDSMTNTITNGLGGLVAGGITVGGKTFSLSSIGINLQHDGTLSVDSTTLQTALTSNSSAVAAVFNKTNGIGTTLNSFINTYTQTSGTIDQRTQNLNTDLSSLADQATQLTNYQSTLTDQYNAQFSALNTLMTTMANNTAYLNQLFGGGGLTGSLNAK is encoded by the coding sequence ATGACCACCACGTCGACTTCGAATTCATCAACTGACGTCACGTCCCTCCTACAGCAGGCGGCGCAGTCCATTATCAGCGGCTCGACCAAGTCGACGCTCGATGTCAACTCGCTGGTGTCGGCGCTCGTAACGGCAAAAACAGCGGCTCAATCGTCGGCAATTGTGAACAAGCAGAATTCGGACAACGCCGAACTCTCTGCAATCGGCAAGATCAAATCGGCGCTCGCGTCGCTGCAGACCGCATTGAGCGGCCTCTCGGACGGCACGGCGCTAAATCAGCTCGCGGCCGCGGTCAGCGGCACGGGCACGGGTGTCACGGCAACAGCCGACCCGAGCAAAGGCGCGGTGGCCGGCAACTACACACTCGCCGTCACCAACATCGCGACGGCCAACAAGATTTCCTCGCAGGCGTACGCGTCGGGCGCGAGCCTGGGCAGCGGCACGCTGACGGTCGGCGTCGGCAGCAGCTCGATGCAGATCAACGTCGCATCGACTGATTCGCTGTCGGACATCGCCACTGCGATCAATTCGGCAAACAACAATCCGGGCGTATCGGCAGCCGTCATCACGGCAGCGGACGGCCAGCATCTGGTCCTGACGTCGAAGCAGACGGGCGCGGCCAACACCGTGACGGTTTCCGCAGGGGCAGGCCTCGATACCGGCCTGAACACGGCCAGCTTCACGCAGGTCGCGGCCGGCAAGGACGCCACGCTCTCAGTCGACGGCAACACGATCACGAGCGCAAGCAACACGATCACGAACGCACTCACGGGCGTGAGCATCGACATCTCGGGCGCGTCGGCGAACAGCACGCAGACGATCTCGATCACCAACGACACGACGGCGTCGACGAAGGCCATCAACGACTTCGTCACGGCGTACAACAGTTACATCACGACCGAAACGGGCCTGACCTGGGACCCGACGGCGGCGACGGGCTCGCAAGCGGGCGCGCTGCTCGGCGATTCGATGACGAACACGATCACGAACGGTCTGGGCGGCCTGGTCGCCGGCGGCATCACCGTCGGCGGCAAGACCTTCAGCTTGTCGTCGATCGGCATCAACCTGCAGCACGACGGCACGTTGTCGGTCGACTCGACCACGCTGCAGACCGCGCTGACGAGCAACAGTTCGGCTGTCGCGGCTGTGTTCAACAAGACGAACGGTATCGGCACGACGCTGAACTCGTTCATCAACACATACACGCAGACGAGCGGCACGATCGATCAGCGCACGCAGAACCTGAACACCGACCTGAGCAGTCTGGCGGATCAGGCGACGCAGCTCACAAACTATCAGAGCACGCTGACCGACCAGTACAACGCGCAGTTCTCGGCGCTGAACACACTGATGACGACGATGGCCAACAACACGGCCTACCTGAACCAGCTGTTCGGCGGCGGCGGCCTGACGGGCTCGCTGAACGCGAAATAA
- the fliT gene encoding flagellar protein FliT, with translation MNDSLTRALDLTRALEAAVSQQDWARASAIVEERSPLLMSLRPEQTPEALEKIRAIQRIDAAISQQTRTGMDRLTERHGNALQRIKSVSLYHSTGML, from the coding sequence ATGAACGATTCGCTGACACGCGCACTCGACCTGACCCGCGCTCTCGAAGCCGCGGTTTCGCAACAAGACTGGGCACGCGCGTCTGCGATCGTCGAAGAGCGTTCGCCGCTGTTGATGTCGCTGCGCCCGGAACAGACGCCGGAAGCGCTGGAGAAGATCCGCGCGATCCAGCGCATCGACGCCGCCATCAGCCAGCAAACCCGCACCGGCATGGATCGCCTTACCGAGCGGCACGGCAATGCGTTGCAGCGCATCAAGTCGGTGAGCCTGTATCACTCGACGGGCATGCTCTAA
- a CDS encoding tetratricopeptide repeat protein: MHDIPSLLNAALAHHQAGRLADAQTLYDTILQRDPAQSDALHFSGLLACQTDRADAGIALMRASIAANPDAVYYNNLGNVLLGRRQFGEAIEGYRHAVTLRPDYAEAHNNLGNALRAAGDANASMLSCARAIELRPGYAEAYNNLGNALKDLGDLDNAVLAYGKAVSFKPDYADAFSNLARAQAGRGKADESIAAFRRAIELDPGRVDSHDSLATLLHASGDADAAIAALQRAAQLAPADAARHRKLAQWLRGRKRWDEAAQSLTRAVELAPNDASGYLELGDTYEHGDKLDAAILCYRTATELSPRDGPAHHRLAVALLKQRRADEALESAQKAVELEPHSAVPRVNLGDVLSVLGDAEGAIASYRRGIALDGEMELAHNRLLFDLATHAPTPPSVTLAAAREFGARMAARARRCEHPAPQNDGRKLRIGFVSGDLQLHPVGIFIESVMEHFADGSFDLIAYSTRAKEDDITARLKQRFTAWRSLMNVPDEQAVQMIRDDRIDILVDLSGHTVYNRLPVFAWKPAPVQVSWLGYFGTTGLNEIDYVLGDPHVLPVDEASHYVEKTWRLPDSYLCFTPPKDDVAVGPLPMTLNGHVTFGYFGKLVKITPNVIVEWSRILHAVPDAKLMMKAHELGAEHARRSTLEQFAAQGIDASRLILEGGSPRHEYLASYNRVDIMLSPFPYPGGTTTAEALWMGTPVVALKGDRFVTHICESVLNAAGLAEWIGRDEDEYLALACTWAAQAERLAALRAGLRAQTLASPLCDARRFAKNLKAAFEGMWAQYLAPQAA, translated from the coding sequence ATGCACGACATTCCGAGCCTTTTGAACGCAGCGCTCGCCCACCATCAGGCGGGACGGCTCGCCGACGCGCAGACGCTGTACGACACCATTCTTCAGCGCGATCCCGCGCAATCCGACGCGCTGCATTTCTCCGGGCTGCTCGCGTGCCAGACGGATCGCGCGGACGCGGGTATCGCGTTGATGCGCGCGTCGATTGCCGCGAATCCCGATGCGGTCTACTACAACAACCTCGGCAACGTGTTGCTCGGACGCCGCCAGTTCGGTGAAGCGATCGAAGGCTACCGGCATGCCGTGACGCTGCGCCCTGATTACGCGGAAGCGCACAACAATCTCGGCAATGCGCTGCGCGCAGCGGGCGACGCCAACGCGTCGATGCTCAGTTGCGCGAGGGCGATCGAGTTGCGGCCCGGCTATGCGGAGGCCTACAACAATCTCGGCAACGCGCTGAAGGATCTCGGCGATCTCGACAACGCGGTGCTCGCGTATGGGAAGGCCGTGTCGTTCAAGCCCGACTACGCGGACGCGTTCAGCAATCTCGCGCGCGCGCAGGCGGGGCGAGGCAAGGCGGACGAGTCGATTGCAGCGTTCCGTCGCGCGATCGAACTCGATCCGGGGCGCGTCGACAGTCACGACAGCCTTGCGACGCTGCTGCACGCAAGCGGCGACGCGGATGCGGCAATCGCCGCGCTGCAACGTGCAGCGCAACTCGCGCCTGCCGATGCCGCGCGTCACCGCAAGCTCGCCCAATGGCTGCGCGGCCGCAAGCGTTGGGATGAAGCGGCGCAATCGCTCACGCGCGCCGTGGAGCTTGCACCGAACGACGCATCGGGTTATCTCGAACTGGGCGACACATACGAACACGGCGACAAGCTCGACGCCGCGATCCTCTGTTACCGGACGGCAACCGAACTCTCACCGCGCGACGGGCCTGCGCACCATCGGCTGGCTGTCGCGTTGCTCAAGCAGCGCCGCGCCGATGAGGCGCTCGAGAGCGCGCAAAAGGCGGTCGAGCTGGAACCGCATTCAGCCGTGCCGCGCGTGAATCTGGGCGATGTGTTGAGCGTGCTCGGCGACGCGGAGGGCGCGATTGCGAGCTACCGGCGCGGCATCGCGCTCGATGGTGAAATGGAGCTCGCGCATAACCGGCTGCTGTTCGATCTCGCGACCCACGCGCCGACCCCGCCTTCCGTCACGCTTGCTGCCGCGCGCGAATTCGGCGCGCGCATGGCCGCGCGTGCCCGCCGCTGCGAACATCCGGCGCCGCAAAACGATGGACGCAAGCTGCGCATCGGTTTCGTGTCGGGCGATCTGCAACTGCATCCCGTGGGCATTTTCATTGAATCGGTGATGGAGCATTTCGCGGACGGCAGCTTCGATCTGATCGCCTATTCGACGCGCGCCAAGGAAGACGATATTACGGCGCGGCTGAAACAGCGCTTCACCGCATGGCGCAGCCTCATGAACGTGCCCGACGAACAGGCCGTGCAGATGATTCGCGACGATCGTATCGACATCCTCGTCGACCTGTCGGGTCATACGGTGTACAACCGCTTGCCGGTGTTCGCGTGGAAGCCCGCGCCCGTGCAGGTGAGCTGGCTAGGCTACTTCGGCACGACGGGGTTGAATGAAATCGACTACGTGCTCGGCGATCCGCACGTGCTGCCCGTCGACGAAGCGTCGCACTATGTCGAGAAGACGTGGCGGCTGCCCGACAGCTATCTGTGCTTCACGCCGCCCAAAGACGATGTGGCGGTCGGCCCGCTGCCGATGACGCTCAATGGCCACGTCACCTTCGGCTATTTCGGCAAGCTGGTGAAGATCACGCCCAATGTGATCGTCGAATGGTCGCGCATTCTGCATGCGGTGCCGGACGCGAAGCTGATGATGAAAGCGCACGAACTCGGCGCGGAACATGCGCGCCGTTCGACGCTGGAACAATTCGCCGCGCAGGGCATCGACGCGTCGCGTCTGATTCTCGAAGGCGGCTCGCCGCGTCACGAGTATCTCGCGTCGTACAACCGCGTCGACATCATGCTGAGCCCATTTCCGTATCCGGGCGGCACGACGACGGCGGAAGCGCTGTGGATGGGCACGCCTGTTGTCGCGCTCAAGGGCGACCGGTTCGTCACGCATATCTGTGAGAGCGTGCTGAACGCGGCGGGACTTGCCGAATGGATCGGGCGCGATGAAGACGAATATCTCGCGCTGGCCTGCACGTGGGCCGCGCAGGCCGAGCGCCTTGCTGCGTTGCGCGCGGGTTTGCGCGCGCAGACGCTCGCGTCGCCGTTGTGCGATGCGCGGCGCTTCGCGAAGAATCTCAAAGCGGCATTCGAAGGCATGTGGGCGCAGTACCTCGCGCCGCAAGCTGCATGA
- a CDS encoding UDP-glucuronic acid decarboxylase family protein: MSAKSVLITGGAGFLGSHLCDRLVAAGHDVMCVDNFHTGSKQTVHHLIGKVNFELIRHDVWLPLYVEADRVFNMACPASPVHYQSDPVSTVKTAVLGAINMLGLAKRCGARILQASTSEVYGDAQQHPQPETYWGNVNPNGPRACYDEGKRCAETLFFDYHRQHGVDIRVARIFNTYGPRMRPDDGRVVSNFIMQALQGEPITLYGDGSQTRSFCYVDDLVEGLMRLMDHEGEPGPFNIGNPSEISIRELAETVLRLTGSRSRIEYRPLPSDDPVQRRPDIAKARQHLDWEPGVTLEDGLRETIAYFKKVVKQ; the protein is encoded by the coding sequence GTGAGTGCAAAGTCGGTGCTGATTACGGGCGGCGCGGGGTTTCTCGGCTCGCATCTGTGTGACCGGCTGGTGGCAGCCGGTCACGACGTGATGTGCGTCGACAACTTTCACACAGGCAGCAAGCAGACCGTTCACCACCTGATCGGCAAGGTGAATTTCGAACTGATCCGCCATGACGTGTGGCTGCCGCTCTATGTCGAAGCGGACCGCGTGTTCAACATGGCGTGCCCGGCGAGCCCCGTGCATTACCAGAGCGATCCTGTATCGACGGTGAAGACGGCCGTGCTCGGCGCGATCAATATGCTCGGGCTCGCGAAGCGTTGCGGCGCGCGCATCCTGCAGGCATCGACAAGCGAAGTGTACGGCGACGCGCAGCAGCATCCGCAGCCGGAAACGTATTGGGGCAACGTGAATCCGAACGGCCCGCGCGCGTGCTATGACGAAGGCAAGCGCTGCGCCGAGACGCTGTTCTTCGACTATCACCGGCAACACGGCGTCGACATTCGTGTCGCGCGAATCTTCAATACGTACGGCCCGCGCATGCGTCCCGACGATGGCCGCGTCGTCTCGAACTTCATCATGCAGGCGCTGCAGGGCGAGCCGATCACGCTGTACGGCGACGGCAGCCAGACGCGCTCGTTCTGCTATGTCGACGATCTCGTCGAAGGACTGATGCGCCTGATGGATCACGAAGGTGAGCCGGGGCCGTTCAACATCGGCAATCCGAGCGAGATCAGCATCCGCGAACTGGCGGAAACGGTGCTGCGTCTGACGGGTTCGCGCTCGCGCATCGAATATCGACCGCTGCCGTCGGATGACCCGGTGCAGCGGCGTCCCGACATCGCAAAGGCCCGCCAGCATCTCGACTGGGAGCCGGGCGTGACGCTCGAAGACGGTCTCAGGGAGACCATCGCGTACTTCAAAAAGGTAGTGAAGCAATGA
- a CDS encoding tetratricopeptide repeat protein — protein sequence MDHAKLLNTALAHHQAGRLAEAKAIYDEILRVNPRHSDALHFLGLLACQIQQHDAGITLMRQSIAILPNAIYHNNLGNALREHGQLKQAIDSYREAVALNPGYAEAHNNLGNALREDRQPDAAMRSSAQAIELRPGYAEAYNNLGNALKDLGEIDSAVLAYRKAISFRRDYADAHNNLGNALMEQGKYDEAIDSYRSAIALDSNRALMHNSLGTLLLARGELAEAAASLRRAVELDPDRPGVHNNLANTLRDMGEREAAAMHYSEAMRLAQATVDSWLGGAATAVPMKRAHSTEPRMTLAEAYATLGNAWYGLFRYVEAIDSYQRSVALADDDAEVHHNLAVAYLKTERPSEALHHAHKALELKDGSSRMHINLGDVLRSLGELDAAASSYRSAIERSPDADVAHTALLFCEASMSQRPVSDYLADAVYFGKRIASQVTPFSHTRAPRGQRPLRVGFVSGDLRTHPVGIFTESVLRHIDRSRVELIAYQTNDIEDEITQRLKPLFDVWTPLWKLSRNAAAQRIFDDGIDILLDMAGHTAFNRLPVFAMKPAPIQVTWLGFFASTGIAEIDYVLGDRYVLPPEEAHHFIEKPWRLPDGYLCMTPPECDVPVGPLPMRTNGFVTFGYLGKLAKMTDDVLDLWARVLREVPGSRLLVKAHELDRKHAFDATLQRFAERGIDASQLILEGGSKRNEYFKTYHHVDIVLSPFPYPGGTTTAEALWMGVPVVAMKGDRFLGHICESVLHSAGFGEWISDDQDGYVEKARELAANVDALATLRAGMREHVLASAMCDARRFASNFEDALEGMWRVYEEGAN from the coding sequence GTGGATCACGCTAAACTTCTCAACACTGCGCTCGCGCATCATCAGGCCGGCAGGCTCGCCGAAGCCAAGGCGATCTACGACGAGATCCTGCGCGTCAATCCGCGGCATTCGGATGCGCTGCACTTTCTCGGGCTGCTCGCGTGCCAGATTCAACAGCACGACGCGGGCATCACGCTGATGCGCCAGTCGATCGCGATTCTCCCGAACGCGATTTATCACAACAACCTCGGCAACGCATTGCGCGAGCACGGCCAGCTGAAGCAGGCGATCGACAGTTATCGCGAGGCTGTGGCACTCAATCCGGGTTACGCGGAAGCGCACAACAATCTCGGCAATGCGCTGCGCGAAGACCGTCAGCCGGATGCAGCGATGCGCAGCAGCGCGCAAGCTATCGAATTGCGGCCGGGTTACGCCGAAGCCTATAACAACCTCGGCAACGCGCTGAAGGATCTCGGCGAGATCGACAGCGCGGTGCTCGCCTATCGCAAGGCGATTTCGTTCAGGCGCGACTACGCCGACGCACACAACAACCTCGGCAACGCGCTGATGGAGCAGGGCAAGTACGACGAGGCGATCGACAGCTATCGCAGCGCGATTGCGCTCGATTCGAACCGCGCGCTGATGCACAACAGTCTCGGCACGCTGCTGCTCGCACGCGGCGAACTCGCCGAGGCAGCGGCAAGCCTTCGCAGGGCAGTCGAACTCGACCCCGATCGGCCCGGCGTGCACAACAATCTGGCCAATACGCTGCGCGATATGGGCGAGCGCGAGGCCGCGGCGATGCATTACTCCGAAGCGATGCGGCTTGCGCAGGCGACCGTCGATTCCTGGCTGGGCGGGGCGGCAACGGCAGTGCCCATGAAGCGCGCGCATTCTACCGAGCCGCGCATGACGTTGGCCGAAGCCTATGCGACGCTCGGCAATGCATGGTACGGACTGTTCCGCTACGTAGAAGCGATCGACAGTTATCAGCGCTCGGTCGCGCTCGCGGACGACGATGCCGAAGTGCATCACAATCTCGCGGTCGCGTATCTGAAGACGGAGCGCCCGAGCGAAGCGCTGCACCATGCGCACAAGGCGCTCGAGCTGAAGGACGGCTCGTCGCGGATGCACATCAACCTCGGCGACGTGTTGCGCTCGCTGGGTGAGCTCGACGCGGCCGCGAGCAGCTATCGGAGCGCGATTGAGCGCTCGCCCGATGCCGATGTCGCGCACACGGCCCTGCTGTTTTGCGAGGCCAGCATGTCGCAGCGGCCCGTCAGCGACTATCTCGCCGACGCCGTCTATTTCGGCAAGCGTATCGCCTCTCAAGTCACGCCGTTTTCGCATACGCGCGCGCCACGCGGGCAACGACCGTTGCGCGTCGGCTTCGTGTCGGGCGATCTGCGCACGCATCCCGTCGGCATCTTCACCGAGAGCGTGCTGCGTCACATCGATAGGTCGCGGGTCGAACTGATCGCGTACCAGACCAACGACATCGAAGACGAAATCACGCAACGTCTGAAGCCGCTCTTCGACGTCTGGACCCCGCTATGGAAGCTCTCTCGCAACGCCGCCGCGCAGCGCATCTTCGACGACGGCATCGACATCCTGCTCGACATGGCGGGCCATACGGCATTCAACCGTCTGCCCGTATTCGCGATGAAGCCTGCGCCCATTCAGGTGACGTGGCTTGGTTTTTTTGCGTCGACAGGTATTGCGGAAATCGACTATGTGCTCGGCGATCGCTACGTGCTGCCGCCAGAAGAAGCGCATCACTTCATCGAAAAGCCATGGCGTCTGCCCGACGGCTATCTATGCATGACGCCGCCGGAGTGCGATGTTCCCGTTGGTCCGCTGCCGATGCGAACCAATGGCTTCGTCACGTTCGGCTATCTCGGCAAGCTCGCAAAAATGACGGATGACGTGCTCGATCTGTGGGCCCGCGTGTTGCGCGAGGTACCCGGCTCACGTCTGCTAGTCAAGGCGCACGAACTCGACCGCAAGCATGCCTTCGATGCGACGCTTCAGCGCTTCGCGGAGCGCGGTATCGACGCCTCGCAACTCATCCTGGAAGGCGGATCGAAGCGCAACGAGTACTTCAAGACGTACCATCACGTGGACATCGTGCTCAGTCCTTTCCCGTATCCGGGCGGCACGACGACGGCCGAAGCGCTGTGGATGGGCGTGCCCGTCGTGGCGATGAAGGGCGACCGCTTCCTTGGCCATATCTGCGAGAGCGTGCTGCATTCCGCCGGCTTCGGCGAATGGATCTCCGACGATCAGGATGGCTACGTCGAGAAGGCCCGCGAACTGGCGGCCAACGTCGATGCACTGGCGACGCTGCGCGCCGGAATGCGCGAGCATGTGCTCGCCTCTGCAATGTGCGACGCGCGGAGATTTGCGAGCAACTTCGAGGACGCGCTGGAAGGAATGTGGCGCGTCTACGAGGAAGGCGCCAACTAG
- a CDS encoding flagellin domain-containing protein, producing MLNINTNIASLTAQNNLSGSQSALSQAINRLSSGKRVNTAADDAAGLAISTSQTASINALTQGAANANNGISMVQTTNGALQSIVDNLQRIRQLAVEAGDGSLDSNALANLQSEVSTRLTEITRVAQQTTFNGQSVLNGIGSVNFQIGAFNGQQITANFGTQKWDSNSLGVSGVSVSTASGAQAAMSTIDTVLTSVNTFQATLGATQNTFSAAISTTNTQATNMSAARSQITDADFATETANLSKAQVLQQAGISVLAQANSMPQQVLKLLQ from the coding sequence ATGCTGAACATCAACACCAACATCGCTTCGCTGACCGCGCAGAACAACCTCTCGGGTTCGCAAAGCGCGCTGTCGCAGGCGATCAACCGCCTGTCGTCGGGCAAGCGTGTGAACACCGCTGCTGACGACGCGGCAGGTCTCGCGATCTCGACGTCGCAAACGGCTTCGATCAACGCACTGACGCAAGGTGCTGCAAACGCGAACAACGGCATTTCGATGGTGCAAACCACGAACGGCGCGCTGCAATCGATCGTCGACAACCTGCAACGTATCCGCCAGCTGGCAGTGGAAGCAGGCGACGGCTCGCTCGACTCGAACGCACTGGCTAACCTCCAGTCGGAAGTGTCGACCCGTCTGACGGAAATCACCCGCGTCGCGCAACAAACGACGTTCAACGGCCAATCGGTCCTGAACGGCATCGGCTCGGTCAACTTCCAGATCGGCGCATTCAACGGCCAGCAGATCACGGCGAACTTCGGTACGCAGAAGTGGGACTCGAACAGCCTCGGCGTGAGCGGCGTGTCGGTTTCGACGGCTTCGGGCGCTCAGGCAGCAATGAGCACGATCGACACCGTCCTGACGAGCGTCAACACCTTCCAGGCAACGCTGGGCGCAACGCAAAACACGTTCTCGGCAGCAATCTCGACGACGAACACGCAAGCAACGAACATGAGCGCAGCACGCTCGCAGATCACCGACGCAGACTTCGCAACGGAAACGGCGAACCTGTCGAAGGCTCAAGTTCTGCAGCAAGCTGGTATCTCGGTGCTCGCGCAAGCGAACTCGATGCCGCAACAGGTTCTGAAGCTCCTCCAGTAA